The window GGAGATTCGAAGTTATTGGCTAGAATTTGTGGCATCTGTCGGGTCATCTGGAGGAATTCTTATCACATTTTCTTGGCAGGGAAAGGAATTTCTTTCTAGTGAGACCCTTCatcacattttttgttttgttttgtccggttttttcttttggctgGGAAAGGATTTCCTCCTTGTTCAATGTAGTTTGGAGTTTTAATCACTCTCTAGGCGCTACTGTGGTTCAGCTGCTGTCTGGTCtgattttttccaaaaatgtCACATCATTTGggtaaatttgttaaaagctttattttcataattatgtTTCGAGcgaaatcaaaatttcttccATGATAAAGCAAAGTCAAAGAGCAGAAATTATGTGTGCAGTAGATCTTAGTGCTGCAGCTTGGTGTTCATTAAAAAAGGAGTCCGctaatttttctattcaaGATATTTACCTCAACTGGAATGTCTTTCTTAAGCGAGCCTAACCGATGCTTGTTCATTTTCTCTGCATTGCTGTTCTCTGTCCGAAGTTTTGAAGTCTTGaccttgtttaattttattttgagattgtaattgttttttggggtttctttctgaattttcagttttttttttctagaccCTTGTAATAGGCTGTTTGTTTTTAGGTTGCTCCTctgttggttttgtttttctttgatatttaCTTTCTCGGGATATGATGATTGGCGCTAtaggggtgtcaacctagttgagatatcccctttctatttcttctttattgctctctttgtataattctcttgtacttagAGTTCTCATTGATAAAGAAGTTTTGTCTctgtttcaaatatatatatatattgtttacaTGGCAAAAATAATTGAGTTCACTAATATTCCCCATGAGTTGGTTCCATTCTTAGCAGCCTGTGGAATTGAACTAATCTAAGGAAAAAGTAGGCAAGATGAAGATTCTATCATGGAACACTACAGGGATAATGGTTTGTAAATTTGATGAGGTGATGTTGGAACATGTAAGGAAAAcgttattagttttttaatgGTGTTCTCGGCAAAAGATTAATTGGGAGAAATCATCCATCCGTTGTATCAATATGGAGGACAGCAAGATTCTTTCAACAGCTAATAATCTGAATTGCAAAGTGAAAAGCCCTCCCTTAATTTATCTTGGTCTTACTTTGGGTGGATACCAAAAGAGTTCTCTGTTCTGACAgcctattttttataaagtcCAAGGAAAGCTggaaaaatggagaagaaagagtTCTAAGCTATTTGGAAAGAATTATGAGAAAGTTCTTTTGCAAAGGAAACAAGGGAGAAAAGTTGGATCACTTAGCAAAACAGGATGATGTCACTAAATCTCATAAGGATGGAGGCCACGGTTTGGGCAAGCTGAATCACTAGAATTCGGCATTTTTGTCTAAGTGGGGCTGGCACTTTTTGGTTGAACAAAATTCACTATGGTGTCAAGTGTGATTAGAAGCATCCATTGAAGTGGCACCTTCAATTGGCATATAAGTGGAAAAGAAACTTTGAGCCTTAGAAGCCTTGGATTAGCATTTCTAGACAATGGCGCAAAATAGATGCACTGGCACTCTTCAATTTAGATAATGGCAGCAGAATCTTTTTGGCAACACACTTTGGATAGAAAGAAATTCCCTGGAGTGTAAATTTCCAAGACTATTTAGGGTTGCACTGAATCCAATGGCTCAGTTTCAAATCATTGGGCCATTTCAGCAGCTCTTGGTCCACTATTTTCTGAAGACTGCCTTATTAAGCTAGCCACCTATCCAGATAGAAGGTTCCCTTGAAACAAATGGCTCCTTCTCGGTAAAGTCCTTGGTTAATCACCTCTCTACATCTTCACCTATTAGTTGAAgtttggtttgaaagaaatcaTAGGGTTTTTCATGGCAAGCCTTCGACGTGGATGGACGGTGTTGAATCTGCTCGACTATGAATGCAACATCGTGGTGTTCCCTATCCAACGTTTTTCAGGATTACTCTCTGCTGAAGATTTTGCTGAAATGGCCAGCCTTCATAGCCCCACCACTTTGAAGTCTTGGACAGCATGATTTTTTAATAGCCTTCTGCTTCCATCAGAACCTAGCATAAATGAGGGCTGCTTTTCTAATGTATCTCTGaccttattttgttttatgttttgtatgGGCGACTACTTTATCTTGGGTTTGCAAAGGCTACTATCAGCCTAGAGAAAGCATAACTTCTTTTTCTGCACtatggatatgatgagggcgCAAAGGGGGTGTTAACCTAGTTAATATGCACAGGTGCACCTGTTGATCcaactctttctttcttttctcgtTCTAAAACCCTATTGTACTATGAgcattttttctctctatttaaaatagaacattaataatattgagacttgtttactcttcaaaaaaagaaatataagttcactgaatttaattaacagaaattcataattaaacacattaaagaaaaacccaaattAAGCAAACAAAAGTTCCCAAGAATGGAAAAGAACGAACCCACTTCTCACATCTATAAATCTGAAAACAGGTAGCTATATCTTATTTTCTTCCGTCAGATCTAAGAAGGGGCTAGGGCCCTTGCACATTAGCGAAAGCAAGGGCACGGTGCAGTAGTGCTAAAAGACATTGCTCAAAGTTTACAAGTACAAGATTACATAATACCCAGCCTTCAGTGCAAGCTCATCTGGAAAGAGAGGTACCTAAAAAGGCCACTTTTCTAAGGCTTTGGCTCTTGAAGAATCAAAACAGGGAACTGATTGTAGAGAAAAATTCCTAAAATGTTCCTTCAGTCCAGTTGGTGCTCCATGCCCACAAAATTAAAGGGGAGAAAGGATGCTTCCCATCTCTCCTTCCTCTGaaattaaaccctaaaattgaTATCTTGCATCACTGGGCATTTCTTCCAAAAGACACCCCTCTCACTAATTTGACAAAAAGTTCCACGAATTCCCCATGATCTTGCAAAAGAATTTACATTGCTTCGTCAGCCTACGGATGACCTTTTGAAGGATGGCAGAAGCATTGTGGCTAAACCTCGTTGAGGGTACTCTAATGTAACTTTTTGGTTGAAAGGCATCACAGGAAGTTCGAGGCCATTAATAGAGTTTTTCCCGATTGGTGTGTCTGCCTGGTTGTCTGATTCTCTTTCATCTTTACTTTTTAAGGTTCAACAaacctttttctcttttttcttacaaatcCAAACTTAATTTGAGCTTGTACAACCTTATCCTCACCTGAGTCCCCTCTTTTGAATCCCAGAATTATCCAACAAAACTTGTTTCTTCTTACCAAGAAAAAAGTGCAGTTAATTCCAAAAGAACAGAAAGTTAAGCATGCGAAGGAACTCTTATAAGAGAGGGTATGAGCTTTGTAAAAGAGGGTCAATGTACGATATAGTTGTGTTAAGTAAATGCTAACAGATCCAACTCATCCTTTCAAACTGTCCTCTTTCCCCTTTGGATTCTTTAATCACAATTTATGAGATTGATTTCCCAACTACAGtctatagaaaaagaaacctaTTCCCCAAGcaactttcttctcttctttctcattCAAGATCCTCAAACCCCGTACTAACTATCCAGTTCCCAAAgatacttttaactttaagaTAGAATCTTACGTGTGTAGTGCGTCAGTTAGATATGCCATATGCATTGACTCCAGATCCATCATATCTTTTGCCTACATAAAACAGAAGCATGTCTGATAAGGAAAAAACCAAAGCATTTAAATGCATAAACGAAGATGCTACCCACTCTTTGGTCATGAATGATAAATGAAAGGATGGATCAATACATTTCTcccatattaattaattttaagatgGAGACTTCTTCGTAAAATGTGTTCCAGATTTCTTGATATAAAGAACAATGAAATCTAGATTCTAGGATGAGATGCATTGGATGGTCAAGTAACAAGATGCCTTAAAACACGGagaaattaagattaaaaattttTAATCAATGTCGAGCACGATTCTATAAAACAATATCAGGTCACAATGTAAGTGTTGAAATTTGAGAAGTTTGATCcaataaatctttttttttaaaaaaccaataaatgaGGATAgcaattattaaaatcaatgtAGTAATTAAGCAAGCTAAGCCCTATTTCAAACCTactatatttagtttttaaatataaaaacttgCTTTACAGGACaacttgttaaaaaaaatgatattgagaacaaaaaatggtaaactggaaacaatattttgttgtttgcgTGTATAGAAAATTTACCATGTACTATAACAACCAATAACTactgaaaaaaaagttatcataattataaaatagcACTCCTCAAATCATAAATCTAATAACTACTTTTATAAACCACCAAACGACAATTTTAAACATGgttttagaaacaaaagcaAAGAGTCATTTTTCACAATAATCCCAAACATGCACccaaaaaagtttaaatacttCATCATCACTTTAGTTCTATTTCTGTATAGATTCAATGATGTTTAAGTAAACGAATAAATATgagaaagtaaaaattttGGACAGAAGATGgataaagaaaatgtgaagTCTTGGAAATAAGATGAGAAGAGAGGGGGTACTCTTTTGGtcctacaaaaaaaatataggagATGtccttcaaagaaaaataaacctaGAATAACTCAATAACCAATCctgaagaataagaaaaagtgccataaaataatattttatactaACATACGAGATAAAACATTGACACTCACCTTAAGTTGAAGAGATTGAAGAAATCTACACCATGAAAGATGAGATAATTGAGACTCCACATAATGCTGTAATACACACACAAAATGGTTGACTTCATGCCTGataatgaaagaatgaaaggaCAAAAATAGTCAGAAGACAGAAGTACACATGATaaccacaaaaagaaattaaaatttaggtaTGGGTCCATGTTAAGAGTAAGAAAATGGCAGCATTATGAGCAAATCAAAGAAAGACAAATTGCAATAAATCAGGAGCACCTAGTCTTCaccaaaatattgaaatgttGGATTTCCTGATTAATAAGTTTGGAATGGCGATTCCGACGGACCGAGAGAACCATGTCctgaatcaaaatttgaagcaaAAGGCATAAGTTCCATTCATATTTCTAAGAATTTAAGACCAATTCAACTTCAACTAATTATCCACGCCTgctaaacaaatattattccATTGAACATTCTCGTATCTCCACAACTACtaatgaaattaaaacctgattttttttaaccagAAACAACCTctcaacaatataataaaaaagaataaatgttCAAGAGATACAAACTCCTAAAGggagtgaaaaagaaaatgaagcagaaaaattataagtatCAAACGCAACTGTAAAGAGGTTCTAATTATCCAAggaaactaaataaataaaaagccAAATCTAAAATCTTCCACTGAAAACTTGGAGGgattacaaaaaaatgaagaacataGATGAGACCCCCAAACACTGAAAAACCCAATAGCTGCTTCAGAACTCCCAAATAAAACCAAGTACCAAACAGCAACCAATCACAAAAACTTCTAAAACCAAAAACAGAAATCTACACAATCACAAAAgcttttaaaaccaaaaagaattttgatgcaacaaaaacagaaagatACACAATACCAAAAAGAATGATTCTATCAAACTCTCAAACTTCAAGCCATTTCTGCACATAACACCTCAAAAAACTCTGCAACTTAGCAAGAACAAATAACCCAATCAAAAAAGCTTTGGAATCTCCTTTACAAGTCAAACCAAATATCTCAGAGAAGCCAAAACAAAACTTTGCAAAATGAACAAAGATGGACCTTCTATCAGAGCCAAATGAGGACTTCACAAAAACAGAAGATCTCAGTCATCTAAGAAGGCTGACAACCCCCCTCCCCCCCCATCGTTCAGTTGAAATATCTATCTAGTTCTAGAGGAGGGAAAAGGTTGTCATCCATGTAACTTTGTCGGAGTCAATCCTAATTCCTAGgtaatgaaaaagaaggggAATAAGACGTGAAGACATAATACATCACACACCTAAAAACTCGATCTAAAAggttgagaaaagaaatagcTCAAGGAAGAATAATTTGATTCAGAAATAAATTGAACAAAGATCCATTTAAAACAAaccttatttttttcataaaaattataacgtattcaaaatattatttttgtattgctGCTCTAAACCTTATCTGATTTCCACTCATCCAAAAGCCCCATTGTATGCATTATAGTCAACAGTTCAATTTTTGTTGTCTAATGTCTCTTGAGTTGCCACCAAACTTCTTCACGATTCTGTTGCATATTTGTATTGACCATGCTTTATGGATTATTGATTGTTCgatatttcaaacaattatatCGAAACGAATTATGTTGCTTCAATGAACCAAACCCTTTGACTTATCAAATTAAAGGACATATCACAACCTTCAATAAGGACCAAACTTTGGTCAGAGAGAAACCAGCAAGCTTCACTTTAACATGAAAACTGAAAATCTCAGCATATATTTTCAGTGCAGCAGGCGTAAGAATGATATTGATGGGCCACTCTACTTGATATCCCAAACCTAGAAACTCAAATGAATCAATCCCTGCAGTTTACAAAGGATCCCAAGGTTCAAATTAGAACTAGAAAAGACCAAAAGCAAATACAGATTAGTTTAAACCAACAGGtaccaaaatataaagttcaaCCAAATGAGGGCTGTGaaacagaaataaaaagaaggtGGTATAATTGGAGTGAGTAAATAACATACCGATGGTTGCTTTGGAAAGTGGTAGAGTGCACTGTTCTTTGATGTAGACAAATAATCTATCCTTGTTGCGGTCATGTTCGCACGATGACTTTTGAACAGACAATTCAAGATAACTTTGAATATCTTGAAGCTTACTATCTGCCTCTATGACACACCACTTCTGTGCTTTCAAGGAGTGGCGATGAAGGAAATCACAAAGAAATTTCATCAGCAATTTCAGCTCAGAAAAgataacaaattgaaaaagtaacTCGGTATGCATTATAATACATGATTCCACAGAGATGTGATAAATGAATCTGCCCAATCCGCTATTTCCATAAAGTGGTACCGTCGTAATGCAAGAAGATGCCCTCGCAAATCAAATCCTTCATCTAGTAATTTTACAGTTAACTTGCTGACATAGGTATATCTGGCAGTGGTAAAGGAATAACTATTGCCCATTATGCCAGATGGATCCTTCCAGAAATCCAACTCAATGGTGAAAAGGTAGAAAGACTCAATATCGGGACAAGTAGAAAGCAGCCTGCAGTAATTGACCTTAAAGGTTGGAGATCTTGGACAATCACAgttttctctcaaaataattgCTCAAGATGGAAAGCTTCCTTCAAGTGAAAAGATAACTCTGGCCTTAAGTGGGACTAAGAACTAGCTAGGAAGattgtttaatattattgatcTTCAAAATAAGCATATAACATAACAACACCAACAAAAGAGATGCCAGCACTAGAGAAAAGATTGTTTAAGAGACACTTTACTACTCACATAAATCTTATTTGGTAGGGAgtctgaaaacaaaaaacttaaaaacaaggGATTTAGTAACAACAAAGTTGtattaaatgttttcaaatgtgtaCTTGGTACTGAGGTGGtaccaaattcaaattttggtttctaatttaaacaatcgtTTTAAATGAGTTTGATACTGTATCTATAAACCGTTAAACTATAGCTAATCCACTAAATATTAGGCTGAcaataaactattataaatCGATTTATGAACATCtgttatattaaaaaggtacagttattattttgtaatatttatttataatacatCACCTAATacatattctaaatttttttaaaaaagttgagttTAGAACATGGAATATTGAATTTCTAAGGGTTGCTTTCAAACATagtaaaatgaaccaaaatatttacaaaaaatagcaaaattttagaatctatcaatatcaatatccAACAACGatagattataaaattttgctttatgTGTAGATATTTTCAGCAGTTTTGGCATTTGCAATAATTTCCCTATTTCTAAtaacttttatctttattttatatgattccccattttaaaattcaaaatctgaATACACTGAAAGCATAGacaaattgttttcaaaatttgaactGTATAGATCATGGAATCCgaaaattgttttatgaaaCAGGATCtcccaaacacatattttcTGGACTCAAATAGAATCCTAATTCCCAACCAAACAAACCCTTAATTgtaaatggaaaaggaaactTCCATAGAAGCAAACAACAGGATAATCAGTACCATACAGTAACTATGAACAGAAAATTACTTGTAAAGGCCAAGCCTATGTGCAATGAAACTACAGCAATATTAATGTCTGAACCTCCAGCTTACTGGGAAAAACTGGCAAAATATAATGACAAACTGCAAATGCAttctgaaaatatatatataacaatttaaagagATAGGGTAAAAGACACAATAAACAACCAGATATAACCAGGCATACGTCCTACATATTTGCCAAAGGATACTGAAGTATTATTTCTTGCACTAAGCATTTGtgaataacaaaatcaagtgGCAATTCAAACAATCCTGAACGAGATAGCCTCTGCCCTTCAGCACTCTTATCAACAGTTCTTTTGCTTGCAGTACAAAGTGTAGTTTCCCAGCTCCTTCCACCAGAAACATTTGTGGAAAGATTTTCTGTGTCATTGTAAGATTTGGTATTGTCTACAAAAATATCCTCTCTAGATCCTCGTTCAATAGAGTCAGTGCTTTTACTATTAGTAGCAGGACTTTGAGAGTTCCCACCACTTAAAGATTCGGCTCCAGAACCAGGGAGTACATTTTCTGCACGTACCCTACACGGATCCTCTACAAcagaaaaatcaaagaaaggaaaggattGACCTAAAGCACTGGTGTGTCTCTGATCAGGCTTCGTCGTCACGGGAAGGAAAGCATTTCTGGTAACCATTGGGttcaaacttaaaaagttGCTAGAGCAGTTGAGATTCTGCAGTTGTAACATGAATAAATTAGAAGCACGTGGAATATTATCAAGTTGATTGTCCATTGAGACATCCTTTGTAGCACTGGTATTGTCAATTCTCTTCCTAGAAAGAGATAATTCTCCAAAATGGGCTCCATAATTTCTTCTATCTTTCCTGATATCAAACTCCAAGGAATGGATATCTGAATAACCAGTGCAAGTGGCATCAGCATTCCACGACCAATTAGCTAAGTCAAAGAACAAAGATGTATCACTTGAGTTTAAGGCATTGTTTTGAGATTGCACAACACAGTTTGCATcatctatttttgtaaatgtcCCATCCAAAACACTTCCTACATGAAATAATCCTTCTCCTTCACTTTGAGAAGGCGTTCTCAAAGAATTAGTATTCAAAATCTTCTTAGAGAAgcttaaagaagaaaaatgatctTTTAGCACACCCGTATTATCATGAGGCTCAATCCTTTGATGAGATTCAATTTGATCTTCACCACTAATTGAGGATTGGCATCCAGGGGAGTCATACATGTCAACAGCCGAATCATACATGTCCACTTCAATGTCAGTTGCATCCAATGAACTACTAGAGTCGTCATGATTTGTCATGTCTTTTAACCTGGATCAGATCAATAAAACTCAATGAATGAAAACTGTCAAGGAATTAGCCAACAAAAGCTTGAATAAGATTTATAAAACGAGAGAAACAATGAACAGAGATGATTATGCAACAGCCTCACAAAGCCCTAAAATTTTGTgccaaaatatatttcatgtGTGAACAGCAGAGCATATGCGTCTACACACAAGGCCTTGTGTACTTTTACCATACAATGGACACATAGCACTCTTAGAGAAGTAACCAACAATATAAGATTGTTAGAAtcctttccttattttctaattattttccttgttagaatcctagaatatttatggaaagattgtgggaatattttccttatttcctgaatcttttccttttttattctcttgtatactctatttattctcccttgtacctattgtattattcattaaaaattaataacaacaaacaatcgtggtttttcttccagtactcgggtttccacgtaaattggtgtgtgCACTTTGTCTCTCCTTTAAATAAAGACATTACATAATTGAGCTCCTTTTATCTGGTTCTGGAACAACTATGCTACTCCCAGACTCAATTGACAAAGGTGCACTTATGCTTCCTCCAACATGAGCAAGGATCATAGATACTGCATCATCTGGAGCCACCTATTAAAGGACAATATTCATAAGACTGATATTAATAACACAACCAGCAGCAAAGTTGTAGAACTGCAAAATATATGACATATTAATAGGAAGAGCAATGAAGAAATTGATCATAGGTTAGACATCTTGGAGCTTACTTTTATCATCATGTTCCACAACCTATGTTGTTAAAAGCTCTATGAATAATTCTCAGGGTAACATGGCAGGGTGAAGACAAACATAAATACACATACccttataaaaacaataccaTGAACTACCTACCGGCTACAGCTGATCCAACAAAAACCATTTTCcctcaattcaaaatttataaatttagacaattgttttcaataattaGGGCATCAGGAGTTCAATTCTTGCATCAGTATGCTCATCATTACCCACCCCTCATTAATCCTCCAAAACGTTTCACCCTTCCCAAGAGTCTAAGACTACCTAAGGGTCGAAGACAGCAAAGAATTTAAGTTATTGAGTACTTGTTGaagtatttgtaaaatattaaattaatcataacCAATTAGTTCACGCTTTTTAGGGTTGATGGATGATTTAACAAGGTATCAAAGTCTAGATCTTGTGTTCAAACTCCAACATCATTTCCTCTCCATTCAACTTTAATATTCACTTCATGAACCTTCTACaagataaaaaagattaaatttgcCACAACTCCATCAACttaaatttttggattgatCGGTGATTTAATATCTCTCAATATCAGAATTTGAATGAAGTTAATTCCAAACATCCCAAGCCCTTGCCATCAAGCTACCAGGGTAAACTTTGTTTGCATTTCTCATAACAAAATGCAGAACATGACCAAGAACCCTTATTGCAGCACCAGCAACTACTTAAAACAGAGGAACCTAGAAACGGGATGCAGGACTATTGCCAATTGTGGCTCTGGCTTTAACACAAACTATGTTGATACTCACAATTGTGGCTCTGGTTTTGACCTATGATCAGCTTTTCCATGAGGCACGACCTGTCCTTTAAAGGGTACTTAAAGcatgaattcaaaattttaaaattaggaaGGAAGCCCAGATTTAAGAAACCAATAGTTGGAGTGCACGTTTGAAAAGCCCACATTTAGGAAAACTAAAGCGATTTGTGAGTTGTGAGTTTTGAGAAAGTAGATTTGGGGTACTATTGAAACCGATGAGTTTGTCCAATAAACACCAGGTTTGACTGACTCATGGGATTAACGTAGGTTTGGCATCTTGTGCCAAACTTGCCAAAGCCCAAACTCTCATTCGAAACACCTCCTCAACATTATGGAGGAAGGACCGCATTAATCCAAAGTTATAAAAACCAGAATATTTGTGCACAATGTTGTATCATGAAAAACAGAGAGCTATTTGCATCTGCATATTTCTTATTCGAGATGCATATTGTAGCATTCAGATTACCTGCTCATATCTGAACTCCATTTTAGTCAAAAAATTATCGAGCTTTTTCTGCATCATTTCATAGTAAATATTCC of the Cucumis sativus cultivar 9930 chromosome 3, Cucumber_9930_V3, whole genome shotgun sequence genome contains:
- the LOC101209612 gene encoding uncharacterized protein LOC101209612 isoform X1 is translated as MAVDTNLNFQSLFESLKMEGPWLPPKTWESFPLQSQQTQLPSRCSAAISSSSVSEASLVRLAMNALQGLESALISVENVSAAFCSDPSDRTFHQIPSLWNRSSSTHVLGKILRSFGCVGFLVFLLHKFVGHFTEMGIDETFNQMSYQSKLEQCKSNDDSKVIERQRSQKSLVNQAFAVALKKILEGYTCALDSLHASVGLRRTSKVPDAPFIESSVEGCLMSVVHSEVTLLEMYLHTRELRNQIEVLGNICNLHNIANCFSLLPFQDLICKATSEFCNFHRGGDLLTYLYTQLQVADPAHCAVLKFLFLHSCEPYCAFIRSWIYKAEVVDPYAEFVVEYVDVKTPNLNTAGISSFPLACTREREGVSIPCFMKELLLPLLRAGQQLQVLVKLLELGTSVATADCTYDDFLPCWTGFSSYHGSYESVISFSKEDVESRVSARNIYYEMMQKKLDNFLTKMEFRYEQVAPDDAVSMILAHVGGSISAPLSIESGSSIVVPEPDKRSSIMLKDMTNHDDSSSSLDATDIEVDMYDSAVDMYDSPGCQSSISGEDQIESHQRIEPHDNTGVLKDHFSSLSFSKKILNTNSLRTPSQSEGEGLFHVGSVLDGTFTKIDDANCVVQSQNNALNSSDTSLFFDLANWSWNADATCTGYSDIHSLEFDIRKDRRNYGAHFGELSLSRKRIDNTSATKDVSMDNQLDNIPRASNLFMLQLQNLNCSSNFLSLNPMVTRNAFLPVTTKPDQRHTSALGQSFPFFDFSVVEDPCRVRAENVLPGSGAESLSGGNSQSPATNSKSTDSIERGSREDIFVDNTKSYNDTENLSTNVSGGRSWETTLCTASKRTVDKSAEGQRLSRSGLFELPLDFVIHKCLVQEIILQYTYVSKLTVKLLDEGFDLRGHLLALRRYHFMEIADWADSFITSLWNHKWCVIEADSKLQDIQSYLELSVQKSSCEHDRNKDRLFVYIKEQCTLPLSKATIGIDSFEFLGLGYQVEWPINIILTPAALKIYAEIFSFHVKVKLAGFSLTKVWSLLKDMVLSVRRNRHSKLINQEIQHFNILVKTRHEVNHFVCVLQHYVESQLSHLSWCRFLQSLQLKAKDMMDLESMHMAYLTDALHTCFLSEETQSVASTINQLLQCALDLRCCFTGDMWNTQVDHAASSRRLSEINKAQVLVIKKRFDRSIKELHLCHLKSPKVGDFGLSRLWECLNYNYHYPITGNEMSYYAFSV
- the LOC101209612 gene encoding gamma-tubulin complex component 6 isoform X2 — protein: MAVDTNLNFQSLFESLKMEGPWLPPKTWESFPLQSQQTQLPSRCSAAISSSSVSEASLVRLAMNALQGLESALISVENVSAAFCSDPSDRTFHQIPSLWNRSSSTHVLGKILRSFGCVGFLVFLLHKFVGHFTEMGIDETFNQMSYQSKLEQCKSNDDSKVIERQRSQKSLVNQAFAVALKKILEGYTCALDSLHASVGLRRTSKVPDAPFIESSVEGCLMSVVHSEVTLLEMYLHTRELRNQIEVLGNICNLHNIANCFSLLPFQDLICKATSEFCNFHRGGDLLTYLYTQLQVADPAHCAVLKFLFLHSCEPYCAFIRSWIYKAEVVDPYAEFVVEYVDVKTPNLNTAGISSFPLACTREREGVSIPCFMKELLLPLLRAGQQLQVLVKLLELGTSVATADCTYDDFLPCWTGFSSYHGSYESVISFSKEDVESRVSARNIYYEMMQKKLDNFLTKMEFRYEQVAPDDAVSMILAHVGGSISAPLSIESGSSIVVPEPDKRSSIMLKDMTNHDDSSSSLDATDIEVDMYDSAVDMYDSPGCQSSISGEDQIESHQRIEPHDNTGVLKDHFSSLSFSKKILNTNSLRTPSQSEGEGLFHVGSVLDGTFTKIDDANCVVQSQNNALNSSDTSLFFDLANWSWNADATCTGYSDIHSLEFDIRKDRRNYGAHFGELSLSRKRIDNTSATKDVSMDNQLDNIPRASNLFMLQLQNLNCSSNFLSLNPMVTRNAFLPVTTKPDQRHTSALGQSFPFFDFSVVEDPCRVRAENVLPGSGAESLSGGNSQSPATNSKSTDSIERGSREDIFVDNTKSYNDTENLSTNVSGGRSWETTLCTASKRTVDKSAEGQRLSRSGLFELPLDFVIHKCLVQEIILQYTYVSKLTVKLLDEGFDLRGHLLALRRYHFMEIADWADSFITSLWNHKWCVIEADSKLQDIQSYLELSVQKSSCEHDRNKDRLFVYIKEQCTLPLSKATIGIDSFEFLGLGYQVEWPINIILTPAALKIYAEIFSFHVKVKLAGFSLTKVWSLLKDMVLSVRRNRHSKLINQEIQHFNILVKTRHEVNHFVCVLQHYVESQLSHLSWCRFLQSLQLKAKDMMDLESMHMAYLTDALHT